The Cucumis melo cultivar AY chromosome 6, USDA_Cmelo_AY_1.0, whole genome shotgun sequence genome includes a region encoding these proteins:
- the LOC103491063 gene encoding GDSL esterase/lipase At5g55050-like: protein MLKCGSIMASNFHGFFFIFIFIIFSYLTLFVEAAALVPAMFVFGDSLVDVGNNNYLNFSSPKANFYPNGIDFPTGKPTGRFCNGKNPADFLAEKVGLASAPSYLSIIENSSRHTHNINRGINFAFGGATIIPQSNQIIIWE, encoded by the exons ATGTTGAAGTGTGGCTCCATTATGGCTTCAAATTTTCATGGCTTCTTCtttatcttcatcttcatcatctttaGTTATTTGACATTATTTGTGGAAGCTGCGGCTTTGGTTCCTGCCATGTTTGTATTTGGAGACTCATTAGTGGATGTTGGTAACAacaattatcttaatttttcatCACCCAAAGCCAACTTTTATCCTAATGGTATTGACTTTCCCACCGGAAAACCCACCGGAAGGTTCTGCAATGGCAAGAATCCGGCTGATTTTCTTG CTGAGAAAGTGGGTTTGGCTAGTGCACCATCATATCTTTCAATTATTGAGAATAGCAGTCGTCATACACATAACATCAATAGAGGCATCAACTTTGCTTTCGGAGGAGCCACGATCATTCCAcaatcaaatcaaataatt ATTTGGGAGTGA